A genome region from Polypterus senegalus isolate Bchr_013 chromosome 7, ASM1683550v1, whole genome shotgun sequence includes the following:
- the ankrd34bb gene encoding ankyrin repeat domain 34Bb codes for MEEALEVRTDGNSLLKAVYLSRLRLTRLLLEGGAYINESNERGETPLMIACKTKHVDQQSVSKVKMIKYLLENNADPNIQDKSGKTALMHACLERAGVAVVSLLLKSGADPSLEDHSHCSALVYAVNSDDKETLRILLDACKARGKEVIIITKDKSPSGKQTTKQYLNVPPLSDMEDRHSLLPCMSPSEIELKTTSSSIASANQENCMFSFKEQGPHCSGKGSSQPGSPTRKPKLSQGVARILHLQRLHSEPWLKVPQSLLQANKAAPLSEDPQDNGSEDELSHDIGGLSLQKQQVTRHQSIDVKDTCNLLKTLDQNPGSGTFRKMSYDEIYSHLSHTDINQNSGTIPVDQDSNSVHILGMTSLRNIVHRQNVGVDHYSSDSQLPLYTANDDIKGHLEKKKMLSTYSSLLSASRESLESTSVTSVGRRPHGLMERRGSGALILDPISHTRPGYLPPLKPHPPIPDIGINNTKHSSINNCSSKHLVPSAPSFPKDLKVKKILMRRHSMQTEQIKQLVNFEEIFGH; via the coding sequence ATGGAGGAGGCCTTGGAGGTACGAACAGATGGGAATTCCCTGCTGAAAGCTGTTTACCTGAGCAGACTACGTCTTACTAGGCTTCTGCTGGAAGGAGGTGCTTACATTAATGAGAGCAATGAGAGAGGTGAGACACCTTTGATGATTGCCTGCAAGACAAAGCATGTGGACCAGCAAAGTGTCAGCAAGGTGAAAATGATAAAGTACCTCCTAGAAAATAATGCTGACCCTAACATTCAAGACAAGTCTGGTAAGACTGCACTGATGCATGCGTGCCTAGAAAGGGCTGGTGTTGCTGTGGTTTCTTTGCTTTTAAAGagtggagctgatcccagtttgGAAGACCATTCACATTGCTCTGCTCTTGTCTATGCGGTGAACTCTGATGACAAAGAAACACTTAGAATTTTACTAGATGCCTGCAAAGCAAGAGGAAAGGAAGTCATCATCATCACCAAGGACAAGTCACCATCAGGAAAACAGACAACCAAGCAGTACTTGAATGTACCCCCACTTTCAGACATGGAGGACAGGCACTCTCTTCTACCCTGCATGTCCCCTTCTGAGATTGAGTTGAAAACTACTTCTTCCTCAATAGCTTCTGCTAACCAAGAGAATTGCATGTTCAGTTTCAAAGAACAGGGACCCCACTGCAGTGGAAAAGGTTCTTCTCAACCTGGTTCTCCTACCAGAAAGCCAAAACTTTCTCAAGGCGTGGCAAGAATCCTCCATCTTCAACGCCTTCACTCTGAGCCTTGGCTGAAAGTCCCTCagtcgctcctgcaagcaaataAAGCTGCACCCTTAAGTGAAGACCCCCaagacaatggctctgaggatgaGCTCTCTCATGATATAGGTGGCTTATCATTACAAAAGCAACAGGTCACTCGGCACCAGAGCATTGATGTGAAGGACACTTGTAACTTGTTGAAAACTTTAGACCAAAACCCAGGCAGTGGAACATTCAGAAAAATGTCATATGATGAAATTTACTCACATTTGTCACATACTGACATTAACCAAAATAGTGGTACCATCCCAGTTGATCAAGACTCCAATTCTGTTCACATTCTGGGAATGACAAGTTTAAGAAATATTGTACATCGGCAGAACGTTGGGGTAGATCATTACAGTTCCGACTCCCAGCTACCCCTTTATACTGCAAATGATGATATTAAAGggcatttagagaaaaaaaaaatgctttccaCATATTCTTCTCTCCTTTCTGCTTCCAGAGAGTCTTTGGAGAGCACATCAGTCACATCAGTAGGCAGGAGGCCTCATGGGCTGATGGAACGCAGGGGTTCGGGGGCTTTAATTTTGGATCCCATTTCTCACACTCGACCAGGCTACTTACCACCTCTGAAACCCCACCCACCTATTCCAGACATTGGTATTAACAACACCAAGCACAGCAGCATCAACAACTGCTCCTCTAAGCATTTAGTTCCATCTGCTCCCAGCTTCCCAAAAGATCTCAAAGTAAAGAAAATCCTAATGCGTAGACACTCGATGCAGACAGAACAGATCAAGCAGCTTGTTAATTTTGAggaaatatttggccattag